CCGGGAGATCGAGGCCAGCGGTGGGCAGGCGGTCGGGGTGGTCGCCGACATGGCTCGGGGCGATGACGTGCAACGCCTGATCGGCGAAGCCCAGCAGCGCTTCGGGCGGATCGATCTCCTGGTCAACAACGCCGGGATCACGCGCGACGGGCTCCTGATCCGGATGAAGGACCCCGACTGGGACGACGTCCTGGGCGTGAACCTGCGCGGGGCGTTCCAGGCCATGCGGGCGGCGGCCCGCCTCATGATCCGGCAGCGGTCCGGGCGGATCATCAACATCGCCTCCACGGCGGGGGTGATGGGCACCGCCGGGCAGGCCAACTACTCGGCGGCCAAGGCCGGGATTATCGGGCTCACGAAGTCGGCCGCGCGCGAGTTGGCGCACTGGGGTATCCTGGTGAACGCGGTCGCGCCGGGCCTCATCGCGACGGACATGACCGCCGCCCTGCCAGGCGAGATGCGCGAGGCGTACATTGCTCAGATCCCGTTGAAGCGGATCGGGACGCCGGACGAGGTGGCGGAGGTCGTGCGCTTCTTGGCTTCGGAGGCCGCCTCCTACATCACGGGCCAGGTCATTCACGTGAACGGCGGGTTGTACATGTGAGGAGGAGGAGGGGGCTCGGTCATGACCACCAAGTCCATTGAAGAGCGGGTGAAAGAGATCATCTGCGAGCAGCTCGGGGTCGAGGAGAACGAGGTCACCCCGGCTGCCAAGTTCATCGAGGACCTCGGGGCCGACTCGCTGGACACGGTCGAGCTGGTGATGGCGTTCGAGGAGGAGTTCGACCTGGAGATACCGGACGAGGACGCGGAGAAGATCACGACGGTCGGCGACGCGATCCAGTACATCAAGGACAATCAGTCCTGACCGAAGGCGGTCGGGGGGACGGGTGATGGCGGTGGAGGGGAAGAGGCGGGTCGTAGTCACCGGAGTCGGCGCGGTGACGCCGGTCGGCAACACGGCCGCGGAGTTCTGGGCGGCGGTCTGCGAGGGACGCTCGGGCATCGGCCCGATCACCCGCTTCGATCCCACGCGCCTGGACGCGCGCATCGCCGGCGAGGTCAAGGGCTTCGATCCGCTCCGGTACGTCGAGAAGAAGGAAGTGAAGAAGATGGACCGCTTCATCCACTACGCCCTGGCCGCCGGCGTGGATGCGGTGGAAGACACGAAGATCGACTTCAGTCAGGTGGATCCGGCCCGGGCCGGTTGCCTGATCGGGTCGGGCATCGGGGGGATCGAGTCGATCCTGCAGTGGCACGACGTCCTGAAGGAAAAGGGACCGGGCCGGATCTCACCCTTCTTCGTTCCCTCGCTGATCGTCAACATGGCCTCCGGGCACCTCTCCATGCGTTACAAGCTGAAGGGGCCGAACTCGGCGGTCATCACGGCCTGCGCGACGGGCAATCACGCGATCGGCGACGCCTTCAAGATCATCCAGCGAGGCGACGCCGACGTCATGCTGGCCGGCGGGTCCGAAGCCATCATCACCGAGCTGTGCATCGGAGGATTCTCCACCATGAAGGCCCTGTCGACGCGGAACGACGAGCCGCGGCGGGCGTCGCGGCCGTTCGACGCCCAGCGCGACGGCTTCGTGGTGGGCGAGGGCGCCGGGGTGATCGTGCTGGAGAGTCTCGAGCACGCCCGCCGGCGGGG
The genomic region above belongs to Candidatus Methylomirabilota bacterium and contains:
- the fabG gene encoding 3-oxoacyl-[acyl-carrier-protein] reductase, encoding MAGEPAARVAIVTGGTRGIGRAVARALTADRFSVVLSGRDAARVEETAREIEASGGQAVGVVADMARGDDVQRLIGEAQQRFGRIDLLVNNAGITRDGLLIRMKDPDWDDVLGVNLRGAFQAMRAAARLMIRQRSGRIINIASTAGVMGTAGQANYSAAKAGIIGLTKSAARELAHWGILVNAVAPGLIATDMTAALPGEMREAYIAQIPLKRIGTPDEVAEVVRFLASEAASYITGQVIHVNGGLYM
- the acpP gene encoding acyl carrier protein → MTTKSIEERVKEIICEQLGVEENEVTPAAKFIEDLGADSLDTVELVMAFEEEFDLEIPDEDAEKITTVGDAIQYIKDNQS
- the fabF gene encoding beta-ketoacyl-ACP synthase II; this encodes MAVEGKRRVVVTGVGAVTPVGNTAAEFWAAVCEGRSGIGPITRFDPTRLDARIAGEVKGFDPLRYVEKKEVKKMDRFIHYALAAGVDAVEDTKIDFSQVDPARAGCLIGSGIGGIESILQWHDVLKEKGPGRISPFFVPSLIVNMASGHLSMRYKLKGPNSAVITACATGNHAIGDAFKIIQRGDADVMLAGGSEAIITELCIGGFSTMKALSTRNDEPRRASRPFDAQRDGFVVGEGAGVIVLESLEHARRRGGRIYAEIIGYGMTADAYHMTAPDPEGDGATRAMAAALRDGGVEPGAVGYINAHGTSTPYNDKTETLSIKRVFGEHAQRLAVSSTKSMIGHLLGAAGGAEAIVTVLALYHGTLPPTINYEVPDPECDLDYVPNEARKTQVDVALSNGFGFGGTNATLAFRRFP